DNA sequence from the Methylacidiphilum kamchatkense Kam1 genome:
ATGTCTAAAGCTCTATTCGAGTCTATTTTTAATTTAGAAGGATTAACCGTATTTTCTTTTTTATAAGGCAAAAGGTGTAAATTTCCAAGGGAAAAAAGACCATCTTTAATTTCCGTTACCTGTCCTCCAGCAACTGTAATTTGTTCGGAATGGGACCATGAATGCGGATTCCAATAAATAAACTGCCAACTGACTGGAGTTAAAGTTGTAGGACTGCGTTGGCCAATGATTCCATACAAATACTGTTTGGAATCCGGACTCACTTGCTTTTCAGCAATTCTAAGGGCTTCAAAAGCCGTAGGAGTTTTTGCATATAAAAAAAGAGGATAGAATAAAAAGGCAAAAAGGAGTATCGAGCGTTTCATGTTTTTTTCTTTCCTTTATATAGAGATTAGAATTTCACTCACTCAATAGCAAAGAAACAAAAAAAGATCATAAGCAAAAGAAATAAAGAAGGAAAAGTTTCTTTTTTATTTAGTCCTTGATTTACACTATTTTTTATCGATTCCTTTGAAATTTATAATCAAGCTATGGCAACCATACTAGTCACCGGTGGCACAGGGTTTATTGGTAAAAGTATAGTCAAGCTTCTTTGCCAGCTAGGATATAAGGTGAGAGTGTCGACTAGGAGTTTAAAGCAAATAAAAGCGCTTTACGAGCTATCTTGTGAATTCTTAGTGGGAGATCTTTCGGATTTGTCTTTTGCTAGAAAATGCTGTTCGGGAGTCGATGCCGTTATTCATTTAGTAGGAATTATTGTTGAGCAGGGACAAGATACTTTCAAGAAAGTGCATGTTCAAATTACTAAAAACATGATTCAAGCTTCTAAGGAAAACGGAGTGAAACGATTTCTTCACATGAGTGCATTAGGGACTCGTCCTAATGCTAGAAGCCGTTATCATCAAACAAAATGGACTGCCGAAGAACTTGTAAGAAATAGCGAACTGGATTGGACAATTTTTCAGCCCTCTGTTGTCTTTGGAATTGGAGATGATTTTACGAAAAGATTATATAAAATGCTTTTTTTTCAAAATAATCCTCTACTGTTATTCCCATTGATTGATGGGGGAAAAAGCAAGCTTCAACCTATATTCGTTGGAAATGTTGCAGAAGCCTTTGTTCGGGCCATCCCCAATCCTAATACCTTTCATAAAACCTACCCTCTTACTGGTCCAGAGGTCTACTCATTAAAAGAAATTCTATTGTTGATTTTAGATAAAGGTCAGATACCCTACAAAATTGAATCTTTTCCCTTTTATACATTATCAAGAATTGTGATGGCACTATTAAGCTTTTTAGTTTATCCTCTTATCGGCCTTAAGGCGTTGTTTGAACATTGGCGCGGAGACTTTTGGGCTCCATATCTGCTTTCTTGGCTTTTGCTCTCACTGCTGCTTCGTAAAAGTATGGAAAAGAGATTACTATTTAATGTGCCTTCTGCTGTTGCTTTACCTCTTGTTGGAATTGTTGAAAAACTAATCAAAAATCCACCTATAACAAAGGAAATGCTTGTGATGCTACAAGAAGACTCCATTGCCGATAGCTCCGAAGCAATTAAAGAACTTGATCTCCAATTGGTATCTTTTAAAACACTTCTGCCAGATATCATCGACGCAATTGTTATGTAAGAGTTTCAAGTCAATGCTTTTTGTTGTGAGAGAACTACTTCTCTGATTCTTTGGGCTGCTTCGGTAATTTCTTCTTCGGTGGTAAATTTTCCGATAGAAAATCGAATCGAAGAAATGGCTTGAGAAGACTCATATCCCATCGCCATAAGGACGTGAGAAGGCTGACTAGTGCCAGACATACAAGCTGAACCACTAGATGCCGCAATGCCAGCAAGATCAAGCCCTATTAAAAGATCATGTCCATTGAGTCCTGAAAAGAGGACAAGAAGCGTATTAGGTACTCTGCGAGTGGGATCTCCAATACGCTCTATTCCTGGAAGATCAGCTAGGGATTCCCACAGTCTTTCGATGAGTTGAAATTGTCTTTCCTTTTGTTCATCCATCTCTAGGAGAGAAATTTCTAAAGCTTTTGCTAGTCCAATGATTCCTAACAAATTCTCTGTTCCGCCTCTCTTTCCTTTTTCTTGATTGCCGCCATAGATCAGTCTTTCAAACGGAACCCCTTCTTTGATATAAAGGATTCCTACACCTTTGGGTCCATAAAATTTATGAGCTGAAAGGCTAGCCAAAGACAATCCTTTTAAATCTATGGGGACTTTTCCGATGCTCTGAACAATGTCGGAATGAAAAAAAATTTCTTTTTGTTTGCACAGATTTGCTATTTCTTCAATTGGCTGGCAAACTCCTGTCTCATTGTTTGCCGATTGGATGGAAACAAGAATAGTTTGATCCGTAAGGGAAGAAGCTAATTTGTCTACATCGACTACTCCTTGTTTAGAACAGGGAACGAAAGTGATTTTGCATCCATTTTTTTCTAAGGAAGCGGCTGTTTCTAAAACTGCATGATGCTCTATTGCTGATAGAACAATATGGTTTTTCTTTTTCTTGTTTCCATAGATTACCCCCATGAGCGCCAAGGAATCACTCTCTGAGCCTCCAGAAGTAAAAATAATTTCCTTGCTTTTAACTCCAAGAAGCTTGGCCACTTTTTCACGGGCTTTTTCTATTAGAAAGCGCGCCTGTCTGCCCTCTTCATGGATGCTTGAAGGATTCCCTATGACGGTCATCCCTAAGGCTATTTCTTTGATAACCTCAGGATCCATAGGGGTTGAGGCATTGTAGTCAAGGTAAATGCGTTTCATTACCTATCTTTTTATTGATCTATTCGTTCTTCGTTCTTACGCGAATTTCTTGATCTACCAGAGTGACAATCGAATTGGGAGCGACTGGATGTGTCAGCCAGACATTACCACCTATGATGCTGCCTGCCCCTATTACTGTTTCTCCTCCAAGAATGGTTGCTCCTGGATAGATAGTTACGTAATCTTCAATCGTAGGATGCCTTTTTTGTCCACGTAATTTTCTTCCCCCCTTGGTGGATCGAGCACCAAGAGTAACTCCATGGTATATTTTCACATGATGTCCAATCTTGCACGTTTCCCCAATGACAATGCCCGTTCCATGGTCTATGAAAAAATCTGAACCAATCTCGGCTCCAGGATGGATGTCAATTCCTGTTCTTGCATGAGCCCATTCGGTCATCATCCTTGGAATCAAGGCCACATTTTCCTGATAAAGTACATGAGCTAATCTATAGACAGCTATGGCTTCAATTCCTGGATATGCCAAAAGTACTTCTTCAATGCTTGCTGAAGCCGGATCTCCTTCATAGGTTGCTTTTAGATCCGTAGCTAAAATCTTCCTGATTTCTGGAAGTTTAGATAAAAATCTCTGGCATATTGATTCAGCAGTTTGATCCTTTATAGGAGAGAAAAGTAAGCTTTTTTCCAGCTCCTCTAGTAAAGCTTGATACACTCTTTTTAAAACTTCCAAACAAAACGACCCTACTTTGTCCTGAGAAAGAGAAAGAGAAATATAAAATCCAGGAAAGATAAGACTTAAAAGGTCTTCGGTGAGTTTTGAGACGGCTTTTTTTGAAGGAAGGTTCTTCCCGTCAGCACAATTGATGCCGCCATAAATCTTATAAGAGGTAA
Encoded proteins:
- a CDS encoding cysteine desulfurase family protein, whose amino-acid sequence is MKRIYLDYNASTPMDPEVIKEIALGMTVIGNPSSIHEEGRQARFLIEKAREKVAKLLGVKSKEIIFTSGGSESDSLALMGVIYGNKKKKNHIVLSAIEHHAVLETAASLEKNGCKITFVPCSKQGVVDVDKLASSLTDQTILVSIQSANNETGVCQPIEEIANLCKQKEIFFHSDIVQSIGKVPIDLKGLSLASLSAHKFYGPKGVGILYIKEGVPFERLIYGGNQEKGKRGGTENLLGIIGLAKALEISLLEMDEQKERQFQLIERLWESLADLPGIERIGDPTRRVPNTLLVLFSGLNGHDLLIGLDLAGIAASSGSACMSGTSQPSHVLMAMGYESSQAISSIRFSIGKFTTEEEITEAAQRIREVVLSQQKALT
- the epsC gene encoding serine O-acetyltransferase EpsC, which codes for MENFSFNLILEELLTSYKIYGGINCADGKNLPSKKAVSKLTEDLLSLIFPGFYISLSLSQDKVGSFCLEVLKRVYQALLEELEKSLLFSPIKDQTAESICQRFLSKLPEIRKILATDLKATYEGDPASASIEEVLLAYPGIEAIAVYRLAHVLYQENVALIPRMMTEWAHARTGIDIHPGAEIGSDFFIDHGTGIVIGETCKIGHHVKIYHGVTLGARSTKGGRKLRGQKRHPTIEDYVTIYPGATILGGETVIGAGSIIGGNVWLTHPVAPNSIVTLVDQEIRVRTKNE
- a CDS encoding complex I NDUFA9 subunit family protein, with translation MATILVTGGTGFIGKSIVKLLCQLGYKVRVSTRSLKQIKALYELSCEFLVGDLSDLSFARKCCSGVDAVIHLVGIIVEQGQDTFKKVHVQITKNMIQASKENGVKRFLHMSALGTRPNARSRYHQTKWTAEELVRNSELDWTIFQPSVVFGIGDDFTKRLYKMLFFQNNPLLLFPLIDGGKSKLQPIFVGNVAEAFVRAIPNPNTFHKTYPLTGPEVYSLKEILLLILDKGQIPYKIESFPFYTLSRIVMALLSFLVYPLIGLKALFEHWRGDFWAPYLLSWLLLSLLLRKSMEKRLLFNVPSAVALPLVGIVEKLIKNPPITKEMLVMLQEDSIADSSEAIKELDLQLVSFKTLLPDIIDAIVM